The window TATTACGATTTAGTTTGTTTGGTCCATGACCAAGTGTAATACaatgatattatatatctaattATTAGGGAGAATCAAATAAGATATTAGAATATCTTATACTATTACGGAGAATCAAATAAGATACTATTTAAGAGATTGTATTTGTGagagattttatatatttagtaGAAATATCTTTCTTGATATGATGTATTTCAATCTATAAATAAGAGAGCCCTCCACATTATTTTGCGTGTGATCCAATTCTATCAATTTTATCTGATTTATAAATGCTTCACTAAAATTAACATATGGCGGGATACTAATTTGTAAGTTTAATTGCTTTTACCCAAAACTTTCGAAGTCGAGAATCCAAGTAGACATGGGGGAGAGTACACAAAAATCGAAATATAGAATTAAATTGTCAAATCCCAAGATTCtatgaaaaattaacaatTATAATGCTTCAAATATAATttcatacatatttttttcaatcgatatataaatttatatcaatatattgcatttattgaaataaaaatgcataatgatgcggaaaaatatttttaggtGGATTCAGTTCGTTGCACTAGAcacaattatataaaatttctaCATAGCTACTTTTTCAAATGTCTAGGAATATTATTACCAAAAGATTGGATGATAATATCGCCATTTGGTTGTTTAGTTcatccacttttttttttggttacaaacGACATTTACAGGTCTTGTTCGAGGATATGCACATGGAAttctaaataaaaaaggacAAGTAATCCTTCTAATAAGAACTGAacctaaattttttaattatcaattaAAAGTGTGTAGAATTGCAGTACACCCTCTTTCTCTGGTTTAGTTCATCCACATTATCCCTTCATTCtactaattttctttttcgttaatttcttattttctgaTTGTTTGTTCAATATTTGTGCATTGCAGAAGAGATAGTTTCATTACTCATAGAGCCTTCTGCGATGCTTTGGCTGAAGAGAACAATAAGGTGAACCAAGGCCTTGCCGGGAACCAAATGCCGGAACTCATTTCATCGTCCAATAATCACAACAATGCACCCCTCAACATTGGCATGAACGAATTCGCCACAACCTTCGACCCCAAAAACCCTCTCAAGTCCCTTCCTCAGGAGCTCATCCCCGTGCCGTTCAAGTCCAACAACTTGAACAGCATGGCGATGTCCGGAGGGATTGGAGGTATGTTCTCGAGCAGCTCCGGCACCCTCTTCGGTGGCCCTAGGAGCTCCATGCAGATGTCCATGTCCCCATCGTCGTCGAGCCTCCAACTGAGCTCGAACACTTCCTCCTCTGGGTTCAACTACCTTCAGGACACAAAGACGGGCTGCCAGGTCTCGCCCTCCTCTGCCCACATGTCGGCCACCGCGCTGCTTCAGAAGGCAGCCCAAATGGGCGCTAGCGCAAGCAATAGTATTAACTCCCCGATGATGCAGAAGAGCTTCACCAGCAGCATGGCAGGTATAATTAGTGCATGCTATGTGgttcataaatttaaattctcACACAGTAATTACTGAGTGCCGAGAGGTCGAGGCAAGCTGATTAGGAGGATGTACCGATGCATAGTTTGGTCCCCTATTCTTACCATTTGATCTCACTTAGAACAAAAATTGGCAGAGCCCTCTATGAATATTGTTGGTGTTTGTGCGCGAGAAATTTTTGTAATGGCAACTTATATTGCaacgtcaattttttttcaaataggTCCTAACCAGTTCACTCCAATCCGACCACCTTCCTACAAAGAGGCCAGCCAGCAACAGAATGACAGCAGTAGCACATACGAGCAGCACCGCTTCCCAagtcaacccgaaccaaacttcatCGGGACAACAACCAATGGCAGTTTCACGAACCACCTGTTACAGAAGAACAACCCCCAGGAGACTATGTCCCACCTCATCGACGGCGCTAATGGGATTGGTAGTCCCGGCCCACAACCTATGCCCGACCACCTGGGCATCTTCTCCAACATGTATGGCCCTGCATTAGACCACCAGGGAAACCAACTAGGGTTCATGAAGGCCAGCAGCAGAAGCATTGGCGATGACCAAGACAGCAGTGGATCAAGTATGGTCCCCAGCGGGCCTGATAGGAATAGCCAAGCCAGGCCATCGAGGTTTGGGGCAGCAGCAGACAGTAACAATGTGATGACAGTGGATTTCCTGGGAATTGGAGGAGGCTCGAGGGGACCAGGGAGTAGAAGTAATTTGCACGAGCAACAGATGTCGGTGATGGGCCATTTCGGGCACGGAGAGTCAGCCATGGAGAAACAAATATGGGATCTTTGAGAGGGTTAATGTACTTATGGTAATCAAAACTGACACCATGAACTTTGCATATACTGTTAGCTTCACAGATATTGGTGTGGAGAGAATAAATTGTTTCTTCTTATAACGTTAGCTGGAaaatgcttcttttttttttttggttaggatgaaatagaaatcttaataattaataaatggacATTGATAGTACCACTGAATATCGAATCTGGAACATCTTGATTATCAGGCGAGAGTGTAAGCCACAACACTCTCTTTTGATAaatgtttcctttttttttttttggtatagtataaatgtttttttttccattataaAGGAGGCTTAAGGCCTAGCACAATGAAagataaatcataaataactaataaaagggCACGGCTACTCCCACTAGGTATCGAACCTGCGACCTCTAGGTCAATAGGCAATAACGTATATCACTGTGCTATACCCTCTTTTAATAAATGCTTTTCGTTTTTTAGTGAAATGCATTTTGCCTCCCAATCTTTATGCCTAGTGTCGAATTGCCCCTcgacctttaaaaaattacaccATACCACTCGACCTATTTATAAAGAAGCAAAGTACACCCTCTGCCAACTCTCTGATCACCTTTCCGgccaaatattaatttattaatttcaacttttagaaaatcattttaaaacttaaaaaaatcaaaaattaaaaagccAAAAGCCAAGAATAGTTAatgagagaggagagaagggGCCGTGGTTGCAGACGTTGATTTCTTGGGTGGCCTTGGTTCTTCATCTTCCTGTTGTGTCTCAATTTCAAGATCTGGGTTAGGACATAGCCAATTTCTCTCATAGAATTCCGTTTTCGATCAAGCGATTAAtgcatttcaatgcaagagttgCCACCTCGTTGAGGTATTGCTAGTTGATATCCCCTCTTTAACTATAGTTCTGATTCAAGATTCTTTTTTcgctttttttaaaaaaaatatttaggtttttattttaaattttaaaatgattttctaaaatttgaaattaataaattaatttttggccAGAAAAGTGATCAGAAAGTTAGGAAAATTGGGCGAAGGTGTACTTTGCTTATggtgtaattttttaaaggtcgGGATGCATTTTGTCACTAAGCCCAAAGGTTGGGTGGCAAATCGCTTTTTACTCTTCTTTTTTGAAGCCTGAGATCACTTCCTCAGAATTTCCTTATATGCAACTTttaaaagagttttttttACTCCATCATATTTTTGGCAAATTCCTCTCGTCAGTTTTATTATTCAATTAGTTTGGCTATTGGAATTCTTTAGTACCATTATTCAGGGCGAGTCCACACTTCGCTTTGGTAGTCTGAGCCTCCAGAGGAAGGATAGTGAAAGTTCTTCAAAATCAGGTCGAAAATCATGTTTGCAGGAGCGTCTTAATGTAGTTGGCCTCTCCTTCTTCGGGTCCAAATGAAAGAGGagaagagaggaagaaaaatgGTTATAAGACATGCATGACATACTCACAAGTTCAAGATCAAGTAAGGCTACAGAAAATGTGATGTTGAAGTGGGATCAATGGATATGCTAGAGGACGAAGCTTATATGTGATGGGAGTATATCACGTGCCAATGCTATATATGAGTAAGCGTCCTCCAATATCTCTTGGTTTTAAGAAatatcaccaaaaaaaaatactattgttgaaaaaaatagattttttatATGTCTAGTGACACAGTGTCACGTGATATACTCATTATACACAATATATTCTCATGTTGCAGATGAAATTCAACCACCCGAAATATATATCCCATGATTTGAGAGAAATCAGGTTGAAACTAACTAACTTGTGCCAGGGGACTTTAATGATACATTTGTTTCACTGTAATAGAATTGGTCATGAATGTAATGAGGACaaagtattaattaataagtaaTAGAATTGAGATTACATAGGAACTTATTTGTTTCACAGGATATAATAGAGGATATAAGAATTACAATACTTAAATTTAGTTTGAGAGTATGATAGAAAGGTTTAGAATTAAAATACGAAATTAccatcccaaaaaaaaatgccccatcgaaaaatattaaaaatttatttattaaaaattatattaaagtaatatttattttaaaaatttataaaactaaaatgaaaaaacaaattactatttaaaaaaaaaggaagaagacgaCGCTGGTTCGACTAGCCCTTGGCTCGTGAACCCGACCATAGGGCTCAGAGCCTTGGGTGAGTCTTGGGAGTCGAGTTAGTCGGAGGGCTCGAAACCTCCAGGAGCCCGTTAACTCGGATCTGGCCTGGTAGGTTAGATCGTCATCGAGGCTAGATCTAGTCTGGCCAGCTCGAGAGCAACGGGGAGGTTGTCTCCATTTCGTCGGCAATGGAATTCCGACAGCGGCCGCCCGCGGAGAGGGGTGGCAACAGTGGAATAGGGGCAACATAGGGGTGGTGGGTTtggaaaatttgaagaatagTCGAAGGTAATTTAGTAATTTCATTCATATTATGTATGTGTATTACCTATTACGTACAAAGAGGTCGGGTATTGCAATTCAACGTCTATTACGGATAAAAGTCCAATCCATAATTGCATTTACAATTACTGGTCAAAACAAATAAAGTAATAGGTATTACGTATGAAATAAGTTTGTAATGGAGTTCCCTTTCATGCGAACCAACCGCACCCTATATTTCTTGGGACGGAGATCCTGTTAGAGCTTTGAGGTACCAAACTTCCATTCTTTACCCTTCCAAAGTAAGATATAACCGACTCTTTCAACAGAAACTGCTGCTAAGACAACAACACAAGCTTCAGAATTTATAAACCTAGGCTACTCCCATACATCTTCCTTAATAATCAAACTCAACTTATCATGAGGTTTAATCGAGGGAAAACGTGGAATTCCCTAGTGCAGTCTTTAACAAGAGGACCAATGTGGCAACTTTAAGGAGTTTGGTCTAGTGATCAATGACGAGTTCATGTATTCATCCAAACCTGGATTGGAAATCACTTGGAGCCATCGGAGTGCCTTTGGGGTGATTACCCACTCCGTGCACTATCGGGGTCCACGGAGGCCTAGAAATTAATCGAGCGAAGCTCAAACACCCCGggtcaaccaaaaaaaaaaaggaccaaGTGGCAAGCATGTATGATGCCAAAAAGAACTGGGTATGTCCATACCCACATAAAACAAGTATCAATTGAAATCAACAAGAGATTCCTTAGAATGTATATATGTCTTATTTCATACCTCAAACTCTTTGATTCCAAGTCCTGCTCAACTGTTAGAGAGACAAACATCTGGACTATTATGATCATCTTCTTTGGAAAGATAACATTATTGCATTAGAAGTTCACCATGCTAAATAAAAAcatagttaattaattagttggaACTTACTAGCATAACATAAGAAATTAGAAGTCCAACTCTTGATGCGAGATTTAATCTCGTCAGTGAGAGCTTCGCAATCTTTAgggggtttttacctaaaatgactcatggtttgtccgttttgtcaaatctatcatatgctcttttttttgtcaaatctatcacatggtttactttttgcatcaaatcgaTCCCggtgttatcttttccgtcaacatctaacggccatGCTGACGTgacacgtggagagatagtgggccacacttgccacgtaggtgccacgtcagcactgCCGTTCGATGTCGACGAAAAAGATAATGccgggataaatttgatgcaaaaagtaaaacatgggatagatttaacccaaaaaaaagcatatgatagatttgacaaaacgggcaaatcatgggccattttaggtaaatacccccaATCTTTAGCTGATAATCTACCAGACAATAGGGGCTCCTTGGTATATGACAAGCAAAATTCTTTAGTCAGTAAGACATCAACTTGAGATTTCGAAGGTCCAGCCCAAATGAATTAAATCTTCACTCAGAGAGAATATAGAACTCATCCAACATATGAAAAATAGCATCAAGAAATCTGGCGAACCATCAAAGAACAAAAGTAAATCATGAGCAAAACAAAGATGGGTGAGATGAAGCTTCTTACATCTAGGGTGAAATTTGATTGCACCCTTACTGCTGTCTCATGTAATAACTAAGTCAAAATCTCCAGCGCAAGCACAAACAAATAGGGGAAATAGGGTCTCCTATTAAAGTGACGCACGCTCTCACCTGTCAACCAAAAGACTATAGATTCGATACTCTTGGTGGGACTACCCAtacccctttattagatattagaatttctatttcctACGGACTTCCcttgtaaccaaaaaaaaaagagtctcCTTATCGGATTCATTTACCTCGTTTGAAATATCTTGCCAGTGAACCATTTACAAAGACAAAAAATCAAGAAGAGGTAGTGCAATATCCACCTGACATTATTATCTGGGAAAACGAATATCATGACATCGATTAAAAGAGACTAACAGAACCATATGCCTGCATAAGGTCTATCTTGACCGCTTGTCTCCAAGAAACTCCAGTATCTAGTGGTAATTATTCATCAGTTCGGAAGATAAAAGGACATTAATTATCAAAGAGCCTTCTCCCttttataaaaacaaaagctTTCTGATTTCAGCCAATTAAGTTAAGCAATACCACATGCATTCTATttgcaataattttttttagatgcATTTATACATGATATTGCAACACAAAATGGGACAAGAATTCCTCATAGATTATCTTTTTAGAGACCTTTTCCGCCCCAAATGTCTCGCAGGAACTCTCCGCCACACACGCGTGGTAGTTATCTTGCTAGGCGTGCCAGGGCGCAGTCCCAAGGTAGTGAGATGGTGGAACCACCAACCATCCTCACCGATCTAATGCGTACCGCCTCAGTACATGAGGTCCGAAGGATTAGCCGGTGGCTGGATTTCCTTAGAGATGAGTAGGTCGCGGTGCTTTACGATTGGATAAGTTCCAGACGATGTCGCGGCCACAAGGGAAAGGTTGTTTTAGTTCTCCCAACGTATGCATGATCGTGTAGCCCGACTCATAAAAGGAGCCGACCTCGAAGCTAGTTGTTCACAGTCCAAGGAGGCCCATGAGCTAGCTAGTTTCAACTACAGGATAGCCGAGATAATTGAGCTCAAGGCCGAAACCTTAGCTCGGTGAATATCTTGACCCGAAAGCCAATATTAGTTATGGTAGCCAACAGATCGAAGGTAGGGTGACCCCAGAAGGTCGATAGGATTGCTTCGGAAAGCGATTTAGTACACGGTATATAAAGGTgctggaaaaatatatattgaaggtGCAATGGGATAAAAGTAAGAATAGAAAAGATACATGCGTTTGATTAATGTGCCAAAGAGGGTATTACAATAAAGAAACTCGACTTATATAGGCTAAGCATGAGCGCCTCCTAAGATAACAAAAATCAGGAAATAAACGACTAAACTTAATAAGTAGCTAATCTGAGACTGTGGAAATAATGTCAACTTATTTAGATATTTAATAACCTAATATAGTGATTAATTAACAAAAGTAGGATATAGCAAATATGGAAGATGCCACCATTACGTTCTCTCATTTCCATGATGTCCATTGCCTTAGATGCATAGATGTCTTCTAAATATAGGAGATTCTCTTGCAACATATAAACGTATCTTGTATGGAAAGGAAAAGCAAGACCACCTTGAGTTCTTCATAGAAGTAAACTTCCTAAATATAAGCTCTATAGAATATTCTCTTCATTTAATGAAGCTACATTTAGGTTTGTTTATGTCTTGAACAAGGAAACAAACCCGAAATTTCCTTCTTTGAGCCGTCGAACTCCTTATGGCTATTTGGGTTGAGTATTGCCACAGATTCGAGTCGAGACGTGTCTCGAAAAACAATTATTGGATATTCTTCTTGCTTGGGCTGATCTCATGGGCTTCTCTTGATCCATGACACGTCTTGACCCACATTTATCacgaagtgcggaaaatggGTGTAAAAGATACCCTCTCATGTCTAGTCACGGGAGAGTATTGAGCAGAGCTAGATATGTAATTATTAGTTTCCGCATTGATCCTTGAACAGTATGGAATGTATTAGCCGTGTATCGGCCATTAGACTTCTAAATTGAACGTTTCTCGCAGTAATAATTCTAGCGGCCATGTAGCCAGCTAAGACATTTAACGCATCTTCTAGCCGTGGGGTCAATCTTAGGGTGGTTTGCCGTAAATCGGCTGCTAATCGGATTCAGCTAGAAACCGACCTTCCAAGCTCCTCGTGAAGCTTGTGATATTTTACAGATGATGGAGCCGATGGTTACATTGTGCTCAGCCCATTTACTCGCAGCTAGCTCGCCCGTAGCCTTTAATGGGAATTCCAACTGCAGCTGTTTAGCTAACTATTTTTCATTAGCCTGGGCAACTAGTAGTTGAACACTTGAAGATTGGCTAATTGGATGGTGGCCGGCTGGAAATTGAGCAGTTGAAAATGGATTAGCTGGAGACTGATTAGATGCTAGCCTCTCTGCTCTTTGACGTCGTTGCTCGAGACCCTTTTGGGATTTCGTGAGCGATACTCGATTCTTTGGATGCTCCAACAATCTCCAATGATCAGTGGGAACATTGGCTGGTGGGACAATGAAGCGCGGCTTAGTTGGAATCCTCCGAGTAGCTGGCTGCGACATACTCAACTGCTTTTGATCCGGTTAGACTATGATCctccaaatttttttgtgGCTAACTCTAAGCGTGGCATCAACTCCCCTAGCATGCTGACCGCTCGGCTACTTAACTTTAAGTCACGGCTACAGCATTAGCCACTACCCCCCCGAGCATTCTTGACGCTCGGTTGGTGGTTTTTGGCTACAACTATAGGATTAGCTGCAACCCTCCAAGCGTTCTCAACATTCTACTAATAGTATCGGACAATAACCACAGGTCCGGCTACTACCCCTCGAGCGTTTTTAACTCTTGGCTGGTTATGTTCAATGACATTAGCTAGCTGTTCTGTAGTAGCCAGCTTCTTCACAATTGACCCCGAAGAAAATGAAGTATTTCCCTTAACTACGGAATTCAAACAATGGAGGCACATCTTACCGAGTAGCTCCTTAAGTATTTCCTTCACCTCCTCAGCCATTACGTATTGCTCATTCTCAAGCTTCTACTTGGGCAAAATGGACTTCAAGTTAGCTGCTCCAACAAGCATACTAGTCGAGGCGGAGAATGGGTTTGTGTCAACCTTCAGTAGCTTTTTGGCAAAAGTAAATGTTCCCCGATTGATCTTTTCTTAAATGATATTGTGCAAACTCACGCAATCTTTGGTCGCATGCCTCTAAGAACCATGGAAACGACAAAAGTCTTTGTTCTTTAATTCTTCCGTCGTTGGGTGCTTGTGGTCTTTGTTCTTTAATTATTCAGTCTTGTAGACATCGAAGGAATAATACTTCACTCGGTCGAAGAAATTCGACCTTTCATCTCTACTTACCTTTGCCCAAACAAGAGGTGGCCATGCTAAGGGTTTATCGGCAATTATTTCAGCCGCACCGACCTCGTAGTCTTCATCATAGTCATCCAAAATAGGATGGACTCTCCGTTTATCCTCCGAGCAATCATATTTCTTCTCGGAATCTTCTCTAAGAAATCTCTCGTAGCTGGCCACCTTTGTTGCTAAGGGTTTATCGACAATTATTTTAGTTGCACCGACCTCGTAGTCTTCATCATAGTCATCCAAAATAGGATGGACTCTCTCCATTTATCCTCCGAGCGACCATATTTCTTCTCGAAATCTTCTCTAAGAAATCTCTCATAGCTAGCCGCCTTTGTTGATAACTCAAAGAAATCTCATAAGCCCACATCTTGAAACTTCTTTTTCAGCCTTCGCTCAAAGCCGTTTTTGCACATCCGAACAAACTCAGATTCAAGAAGATAAGCTCGGCACTTCTGCTTTGCCAACTTGAATTGAGTAATATATTCCTCAACCCTCTCACCCAGCTTTTGAGAAAGATTAAACAAGTCGTTGAGAGTTGTCTCCATTTTAGTTCGGTAGAACTGGGTATGAAATTTTGCCTCTATGTCCTCCCAACTCCTAACTGATTGGGCCGGCAAGGAAAAATACCAATTGAATGTCATACTAGTAAGTGAATTGGAGAACAATCGCAATTTGAGATAATCATTCCGGGCCACCTCGCAGCATTGGCTTATGAACCTCGCAATATGCTTGACAGACGATTGTGAGTcgtcacccaaaaaaagagtaaactTGGGTATCTTGAAGCCTCTAGGAAATGGATGGTCTTGGTCCACCTATTCGGGATATGGTTGGCAGTAGATTGTCCTATCCCCGTGGTTTAAAGTCGAGCCGTACATCTCTCGAATCAACTCTTGCAAGTTGTTTCGATCAATCTGTGGTAGCCAAGCTTCTTGTTGTATTAGCTTATTAGTTGGCTGCAGTGGTTGCATGGGTTGAGCCTTCCTTTATTGAACCAGCAGTGATAGATGAGCTGGTATGTGGGCAGCAACAGCTGGCTGAAGCTAGTAATCTTGGTGTCGAGGAGCAGCAATGGCTGGCTGTAATTAATTAGCAACCGGCTGCTATAATGGCTGATTGAGTGCACCCAGTTGACGTTGGTGTGGTTGATGTATGGCTGATTAATCAGTGTTGCTGGTGGTGTTTGTGGTGTTTGCAATGCGGTCCAACTGTATACATGGGCTGCTGCTGCATTGGCTGATCAGTGACGGCAGCTGGCTGATTTGTGCTTGTATCTAGTGACATAGTCTGAAGCGGTTAATGAGCTGATGTAGCGGGCTAGTGCATAAGCTGGCAAGTAGCGGCTGGTGACAACGTTGGTTGTTTTTGCGCAAGCTGATTAGCTAACGACTGAATCTGGGACTATTGGCGTCATTGCAATGCAGGTAACGAGGTTGATAGCTCGCGTGACGAAGACATGAACTGTGGAAGTCTCGCGGCTGTTGTGGCCCATGAATCAAAGTATTCTTGCAGTTGTGTTTGATTTGGATCCATACTAGGAACGTGCGATACATGCGACTCTAGCACGGGATATGACTGCAAAGCTTGAGAAATCGTGGTTGCAAGTGACAATGACTCACTATGAGCGTGCGATACATGCGACTCTAGCACGGGATATGACTGCAAGGCTTGAGAAATTGTGGTTTCAAGTGACAATGACTCACTATGAGCGTGCGATACATGCGACTCTAGCACGGGATATGACTGCAGAGCTTGAGAAATAGTAGGTGCAAGTGACAATGACTCACTATGGGAAGAAGATTAAGAATACAGTGAATAAGTCGAATATGTTGAGCCGCCGTAGTACGGCCATGATTTTCTAGCTTGTACTTGAGCATAGGAATCAAAGGAATTTCCTACCTCCTTGATGGCTAGAGGTTGACACATCTGCTTAGTGACGATCTCGGTGACTTGTGCCGTGACCAACCAAGATTCCAATAAATCAAATCTGTCATTCATGTGCCTGAGTTCCCTCATCATATCATTCACGGTAAAAGAGTTACTCTCGAATTGTTtcttcatatatttttcaactcGAGATAATCGGTCGTTGACATTTGTTGAAGCAACTAGATGTCTGCTGACCGCTCCATCTCCAGTCGTGTTGCGTTCGGCTGACTTGTCGTGGAATGGGTCTTAAATCTTCTTATCGCTCAACTCCCCTTCGTTGCTGGATGAGGGACCATCTCCGAAAATTTCTTTGCTTGGGCACGAGTCAGGATGGGCATGCAATTCAGTGGGTCTCACCGAGTGTACCAGAAAGTTGTTCCGCAGGAACACTCTAGCACATGCTCATGGCAGTAAGGTTGGCAGGCGTGTGGGGGCACAATCCCAAGGTAGTGAAATGGTGGAACCACCAGCCGTCCTCACCGGTCTAATACATAGCACCTCACTCCTTGAGGTCCAAAGGATTAGCCAGCGACTAGGTTTCCTTGAAGATGAGTTAGTCGAGGTGCTTTACGGTTGGATGCGTTGCAGACAATGTCGCGGCCACGAGGGAAAGGCTGCTTTGGTTCTCCCAACATAAGCATGATCGTGTAGCCTAACTCGTAGAAGGTAATAGCCCAGAAACTGGCCTCGAAGCTTCACGGTCCAAGGAGGCCCTTGAGCTGGCTAGTTTCGGCTACAGATAGTCGAGAGAATTGAGCTGAAGGCCGAAACCTTAGCTTGGTGAATATCTCGACTCAAAAACAAAGATTAGTTGTGGTAGTCAACAGATCGACAGTATGGTGACCCTGGAAGGTCAATAGGGTTGCTTCGAAAAGCGATTTAGTGCACGGTATGTAAAGATGGGAGAAAAATAGACATTGAAGGTGCGGTGCGATAAAAGTAAGAATAGAAAAGATATGTGCGTATGATTGATGTGTCGAATGGGGTATTACAATAATGAAGCTTATCTCATATAGGTTAAGCATGAGTGCCGCCCAAGACAACAAAAATTGGGAAATAAACGACTAAACTTAGTAACTAGCCAATTTAAGACTATGTAGAAGTAATGTCCACTTATTTAGATATTTAATAACCACTTAACATAGAGATTAATTAACAAAAGTAGGACATAGCAAATATGGAATGTGccatcattactttctctcattTCCATGGACATCCATTGCCTTCGATGCATGAAAGTCTATCAAATATAGGAGATTCTCTTGCAATATATAGATGTATCTTGCATGGAAAGGAAAAGCAAGACCATCTTGGGCTCTTTATGCAAGTAAACTTCCCAAATATAAGCTTTATAGAATATTCTTTTCCAAATCAACCTATGTCTAGGTTCGTGTATGTCTCAAACAAGGAAACAAACCTGAAATTTCCTTCTTTGGGCCGCCAAACTCCTTATGGTTGTTCAGGGTCGAGTATTGCAACGGATTCGGGTCAGGTCACGTCTCGAAATCCAATTATGGGCTATTCTCCTTGCTTGGGCTGATCTCATGGGCTTCTCTTGATCCATGACACGTCTTGGCCTTCATTTATCTCAAAGTGCAAAAAATGGGTATAAATAGGACCAAAGCAATAA of the Punica granatum isolate Tunisia-2019 chromosome 6, ASM765513v2, whole genome shotgun sequence genome contains:
- the LOC116210301 gene encoding zinc finger protein GAI-ASSOCIATED FACTOR 1-like translates to MSNFSGEEGSFSSGNTGDQEVLQHDDNQRQLPSRLLDPSNSQQAPGATDNSSSTQPQQPSKKKRNLPGTPDPNAEVIALSPTTLMATNRFVCEICNKGFQRDQNLQLHRRGHNLPWKLRQRTNTEPKKRVYICPEPTCVHHNPARALGDLTGIKKHYSRKHGEKKWKCDKCSKKYAVQSDWKAHQKTCGTREYKCDCGTIFSRRDSFITHRAFCDALAEENNKVNQGLAGNQMPELISSSNNHNNAPLNIGMNEFATTFDPKNPLKSLPQELIPVPFKSNNLNSMAMSGGIGGMFSSSSGTLFGGPRSSMQMSMSPSSSSLQLSSNTSSSGFNYLQDTKTGCQVSPSSAHMSATALLQKAAQMGASASNSINSPMMQKSFTSSMAGPNQFTPIRPPSYKEASQQQNDSSSTYEQHRFPSQPEPNFIGTTTNGSFTNHLLQKNNPQETMSHLIDGANGIGSPGPQPMPDHLGIFSNMYGPALDHQGNQLGFMKASSRSIGDDQDSSGSSMVPSGPDRNSQARPSRFGAAADSNNVMTVDFLGIGGGSRGPGSRSNLHEQQMSVMGHFGHGESAMEKQIWDL